In Vanessa atalanta chromosome 17, ilVanAtal1.2, whole genome shotgun sequence, one DNA window encodes the following:
- the LOC125070467 gene encoding A disintegrin and metalloproteinase with thrombospondin motifs adt-2-like, with the protein MKLCLVWFLFTIIDFGNGGQIKTKQPIKYIAKPNNDITIKIMVHIDKELTRKLVQEYGLKTRKKLKNLTHGILENARKLFMHPSLNQTINFKLLDTRFLRNNRVIAMDENAPKYLSSYCDWQSKKKMSERTLYYSVLLTGLDLFHVNNGKLIRSNSGRGYTRGMCSVRKSCALIEWDPRTIGFLLAHEIGHSLGMRHDGPPYNQCSDQKDIMALRYNESHHPNSWSPCSWYSLRQFLKTSKSWCLKTEYDRRVTSKHSTSKN; encoded by the exons ATGAAACTGTGCTTGGTTTGGTTTTTGTTTACCATTATTGATTTTGGAAATGGGGGTCAG ataaaaacaaaacagcCAATCAAATATATAGCAAAACCAAATAACGacatcacaataaaaataatggtacATATAGACAAAGAGCTAACGAGGAAACTAGTCCAGGAGTACGGGTTGAAGACgagaaagaaattaaaaaatcttacacaTGGTATACTAGAGAACGCGAGGAAACTGTTCATGCATCCAAGTTTGAATCAAACGATCAACTTCAAGTTATTGGATACAAGATTCTTAAGAAACAATAGAGTAATAGCGATGGATGAAAATGCACCGAAGTATCTCAGCAGCTACTGCGACTGGCAGAGTAAAAAGAAAATGAGCGAGAGGACCCTGTACTATTCAGTACTGCTGACAGGATTAGACTTATTCCATGTGAACAATGGTAAACTAATTAGGAGCAACTCAG GTCGTGGATATACGAGAGGTATGTGCAGTGTCAGAAAAAGCTGTGCTCTTATTGAATGGGATCCAAGAACTATTGGTTTTTTATTAGCACACGAAATTGGTCACAG CCTAGGCATGAGGCATGATGGACCACCATATAATCAATGCAGCGATCAGAAAGACATCATGGCGTTAAGATACAACGAATCTCACCACCCGAATAGCTGGTCTCCTTGCAGTTGGTATTCGCTGAGGCAATTTTTAAA